One stretch of Pomacea canaliculata isolate SZHN2017 linkage group LG1, ASM307304v1, whole genome shotgun sequence DNA includes these proteins:
- the LOC112566333 gene encoding noggin-2-like: MAPALDGARPSPSDKLPIEDLLENPDHAFDPSPKDINQRALLRRLGKQLDRDFLSIEEPNDANDSFVYDMKGGRPNGPRPDFLKYLRSFPRADGGQVSLQAGRRQRRRLQKLVWAFTYCPVQYAWKDLGVRFWPRWLREGVCWNGKPCSMPPGMTCKPASSVTKTLLRWHCTRSRPAARRRPDCRWIPVQYPVITQCSCKC, translated from the coding sequence ATGGCGCCCGCCCTGGACGGCGCTCGACCGTCTCCCTCAGACAAGCTTCCCATCGAAGACCTGCTGGAGAACCCTGACCACGCCTTTGACCCCAGCCCTAAGGATATCAACCAGCGAGCACTGCTGCGGCGCCTGGGCAAGCAGCTGGACCGGGACTTCCTGTCCATCGAGGAACCCAACGACGCCAACGACAGTTTCGTGTACGACATGAAGGGTGGGAGGCCCAACGGGCCCCGGCCGGACTTCCTCAAGTACCTGCGGTCCTTCCCGCGGGCGGACGGTGGGCAGGTGAGCTTGCAGGCTGGGAGACGGCAGCGGCGGCGGCTGCAGAAGCTGGTGTGGGCCTTCACCTACTGCCCCGTGCAGTATGCCTGGAAGGACCTTGGCGTACGCTTCTGGCCGCGCTGGTTGCGGGAGGGCGTGTGCTGGAACGGCAAGCCCTGCTCGATGCCCCCCGGCATGACCTGCAAGCCCGCCAGCTCTGTCACCAAGACCCTGTTGCGCTGGCATTGTACCCGCTCTCGCCCTGCGGCCCGCCGCCGTCCCGACTGCCGCTGGATCCCCGTGCAGTACCCGGTCATCACCCAGTGCAGCTGTAAGTGCTGA